The DNA segment GAGACGAAGCCGGCCAGCAGAAACATGGTACCGATGAACAGGTAGATAACCAGCGGTGCCAACACAAAGCCCCGCAAGTTGTCCAAATTCTGGTTGCCTACATAGCAAATCCCGGCTACGGAGTCCCCGTCCACTGAGCTCAGAGCCAGAACCGCGATGGACTTCATGCTGGGAATGAGCCAGGCGGCTAAATGAAAGTACTGTGAGTAACTGGCTATTGCCTCGTTACCCCACTTCATACCTGCAGCGAGAAACCAAGTGAGGGACAGAATCACCCACCAGATCGAGCTGGCCATGCCAAAGAAGTAGATCAGCAGAAAAACGATGGTACAAAGAGCAGGACCAGTGGTTTCATAGTGAATGTATTCTCCGCCGTTTTCTCTATTGCAGGCCACTTCTTCGTGTCCAGCGATCAGTCTGACAATATATCCAACTGACACGAACATGTAGCAGGCGGAGAGGAATATGATGGGGCGCTCCGGGTACTTAAACCTCTCCATATCAATTAAAAAGGTCGCCACAGTTGCAAAAGTGGAGATGAAACACAGAACCGACCACAGGCCGATCCAAAAGGTAGTAAAAGTCCTCTCCTCTGGTGTAAAGTAAGGGTTGTGGCACGGAATGGCACAGTTCAAGATCTGTCCAGTTTTGACGCGGTTGTGCAGTGGGTGGCTGTCGCTGGTAACGGGCACCATGGGCGCACGGCAGAAGCATCCCGTTTCACACGTAGACGCTGCTGGTTTGTGCTTACCGGGGATCCCACGACCATAGCCGCTCTTCTTCTTGGTGTTGTACGGCTTTAAGGGCCGGTTGGTTGGCTTCGCCACCACAGGAGAGACAGTGGTGGTCTGGCTGCGGTTGTAGTCCATGCACAGCGTGTCCTGGTTGCCTTGTTCGGGGAGCAGGTCGCATCTCATCCGGTCTGGCCACGGGAAGCCGTACTGTCTCATGAGCGGCGCACATCCAGCTTTGGCCCGCTCACACACACTCCTGCACGGTGGCAGCGGTTTCTTGTAGTCTTCAAGGCAGATCGGTGTGTACATACTGCAGAGGAAGAAGCGCAAGTCGGGGGAACACTTTATTTCCACCAGCGGCCAGAACTGGTGCACTTCCAGGCCGGCTTCGTCCTGCGTGTCGTGTTTGAACTGGTTGGGCATGTAGGTGTAGTTGTAGCCGATGCCTTTGCACAGAGGTACGGAGATCTCCTGGCACTGGAGCTCTTTGGCAGCCAAGCAGCGCGTTCCGTGCAGAACCAGGGTTAACAGCACGCACCATCCCGGGATGCTCCTATCCATCGTTGTTTTCTGTGCGCGATTTGTCCTCCACAAAGTCAGAGCGAACTTGCTTTTTGCAAGCAGGCTGCAAGTCCAGTTAATCCAGGAGAAGTGCCAAACTCATGCTAATGCGCACACAGTTTGCGAGTATGTTTAGTACGTGTGATATCCAACACAGGCGTTTTACTTTCTGAGAATCTGTGGATACTTCCAGTctaccctccctctctctcactccttTGTGTCGGTGCAGCACCGCGTCTCTGCCTGCATGCTCTGTAACACACGGTAGCGTTGGGCTTTATACGAGCTGGAAGAGGACACTCCCTCAGCCTGGGCGGAGAGGAAGAGTAAGTCAAGTCAATCAAGACTTCCTTCTATAGgtgtttgtttaaaatgttcaccCCGGTGGAAGGGTTATAATCACTTTGCCCTTGTTTGCACTCCCccaagagacacacacagacgcagagTCACACCGCCCTTTACAAACAAGGAAAAgttatcaaaaaataaatacattatggAGGAATGTAAATAGGAATGCAGACAGCCAACTAATAGGATACAAATGAACCAATTAGGTGGGTGGACTTAATACATTAGTGGTTGTTATCTTGGTGGTGGGTTGTAGGTCATAACACTTTTGACTCAAtcattcattttctcaaaaatgcaacatgaaatgaaggagaaaactaAAATGTTATCTGTTTTTTCTATTGCTGCTTTTATTAATGAATTTATAACATCCACCTTCAAATGATAAGGAGCGTCCAGTGTTGTAGTGACTGCCATTACCAAAATAGTAAGCAAATCAGATTCTCAGCAGACTCACAGGATTCATCTGCAGAGGGTGGAAATATTACATCTTGTATACCTACACGACACCAGATCACTTTATTCTGTCACAGCTCTTAAGTTAGAATTTAAGAATGATACTTTAATATCTGGGCAGTTTCTGAAAATTAGCTTTTTGACTAATTTCACAGGATTTCTCAGTTCATTAATGTTGTCAAATAatgaattaaacaaaaatatggCTGTCCTCCCCAGTGAATCCTGCTCTGTACTTTAGCTGGTTTTCATTTACAATCTTTCAAGTTAATCAGTGGATCAAACATCTTCCAGTCCCAACCTATACAAGTAGGAAAATAAAGCTGTCATTGCTGATGATGATACAGCACATTCCCAATCACCAGAGCCTGATCCATTAAAATTTTAACTTGTCTAAATCTAAAGAGAAAACAGTTTTGCTCATTTGTTGTTTAAAGCCAGATGGACAAACTAGTTTCTCTGGTTTTTAATTGGAAACCAGTATAAACTCAGTTTTGCATGCAAACCTCCTGCTTCACATTGGAGATAAGCTTGataaatttaatttaactaaTCTTCTGTAAACAAATGGTTGTGAAGGCCACAAAGAAACACTCGTTTTTGCTGCTGTCTGTCATTTAGACACAATCCAGCGCAATGAAAAACCTCCTGCTCTtatatcttacaatataaatatgtttCTGTGGCCTACATGAAAATGTTTGTACATGCACATATGCATGTGTCTTCTTGCATGCAGGAGAACTACTACggggaaagtgtgtgtgtgtgtgtgtgtgtgtgtgtgtgtgtgtgtgtgtgtgtgtgtgtgtgctatgtgtgtgtgtgtgtgtgtgtgtgtgtgtgtgtggtaaggGTGGTTGCTATAGTCTTGTTAGTGCACAGCAGGGGGTCGTCTTGTTTGAAAGGGAGGGGGCTGTTTGTCCTAATGCTGGTGCCAGTGTTTCAGTAAGATCATGCTGGGCCAGCGATGACTGCAACACACCACAGGCCTAATAGACAggatagtgtgtgtgtttgcaaacAGTTTCAGAGCTCAGCTCTAAGAGAATAAGCTAACATGGGCAAATACAGCATTGTGATAGCACTAATTAAAGTCATTCACACTTCTTATTGGATTCAGCAGCTTCAAATGGAGCTGAGACAGTTTGGCAGACAGGCAGTGTGTTTCCAATCCACAGGTTTTATCAGAACTAATTAGCCCCAAACTCCAGTATTTGCAAAAGGGTGCTTGTTTCAGCTGGGTTTGGATTCTCGGATGTGTGGGGTTGTGTGGTTTCTGGCTAAACTCACAATAAGAAAGCCTTTAATCAAATCAATAAAAGagcaaaactgtttttatttaccaTTATCAGACAAACATGTCATTTTCTAAATATGGATAGTTGTTGTCTTctcacagctttatttataagatacatatttttttcttttaagtcaaTCTAAGCCCAAACGTAAAAGTTTACCTCACAACATACAGAAGAACTTAAAACTAGCTCTCAGATTATCTAACACGTAAAAACTGAGGTTCTTCTGTTCTAAAGGAAGAATGCACAAAACTAATAGGATTCTTTCTCAGTGGTATAATTGCGgtttttccaaaataaaaatatattcttCCCGAATTCCCCTGGATCCATCCTGAATTCCCAATCACCCTTTAACTCTCTTCACATAATAATTTAAAGTATATTTCAGCATATTAAAGTGTTTCCAGTTACAAATGTGTCAGCACATAAAGTAAAGAAAACTTTTCAAAACCCAAGTCATGATGACTTGAGTTACATGCACTTCATTTACCTGCACTATGGACAGatagaaaaaaggaaacaaacaaattgTCCTTTTCCTGCTAACTGCAATCAGCTGACTTCACTTTATGTGGAAGGAGTAGAAAAACAGCAGAATGGTCTGAGACTGCCGAGGAGTAGCAAGAGGAATATTGCTTCCAGTTCAGTTGCATTCATAAATATGAAAGCAATGGCAAAGTGCATACAGCGATGTGGCCAGAAGCAACTATCAACTGCTGATGGCAAGACATCAAGTCTTTCCACACGTCTGCATAAATAACATATCAGATCTAATGACAAAGAGAATAATCTTAAACCAAAGTGTAGGCTGAGCTGTGATTTTTTCAGAGGTAACAGAATGAGGAGCGTTAAGGCCTACAGTACCGTAATCGCCATTTTGTGGGATGTTCTACCTGTCCTTGCTCCAACAGGTGTGGGCAGAAATGGCCCGATCGCTTTTCTTTGAAGCACTTTCTGGGCTTTTTTTCACAAACTTAGATGAATGCTGTGTGTTAACAAATAAATGCcaattcactagctgggcccacgtcctcattttaggtttgacagcgttttagtaggtaaaggtgaatgcttggacatgaattgagctgcggtttggggaaggcctcgtgggggactggcgacggctcccgggcctggcagatccccgtgtactaaatagaagtgaagaagttaaagaattgaaaaggggagggagggtggggcacgtaaacgagaacgaacagcttgcagaactgggggaacctatatagatgagaaccggaaggagcgtgtttggaggcgtggtcccgctcctgaaattccgaaaCATAATGTGACAATGCACATTATGGAATAATGCAAAAGTAATgcaatttttttcccccattcttttgattatttttcctttcaacAGAAAGTAAATATATTGTGGAATATTAAAGACATTACTTTATGACCCTAACATTGGTGGTTTTAAACAGCGCATTTGTTtacacagcaagaaaaacaatctgaatGAATTTGTTTTACTATTAATTTGAGATAATAGTGTCTCACTTTGCTTTTTGCAGCTGGTTTTACTTTCAAAACAACATTCACTTTGTCTGAACGGGGGGGACAATTTTCTCATGAAGAAATGAGACTCCTCAGACATTCTTATGTATGTGCAGGAACTTTTTGGGGCTGATCCAGATGCCTCACGCTGGGCCAGCCATCTCCAGCTGAGCTGTGAACTGCAGGTGAAAGTCTTAAGAAACAGGTGCCTACTCCTCCTGCCAGAGGGAACAAAATAGCAGGCTGGGCATCGGTTACACCAATCGCTGTCTATCAGAGTGGAACCCGTATTGATTAACAAGGCCGATAGACTCGGTGGCCCCAGCCACCAACTGTCGACTGCGCCTCCCCCTTCTGTGTGCAACAGCGATAGTGGGTTTAGGGTTACGCACTGGCCCCCTGCATACCAAATTTAAAAGGGTGGAAATGGAATTACTGCATCTGTTTAGAAGTCAACTTCTGCATTCTGTGGGCTGCCCACTCTGCCACTCCTCTATCTAACCTCCCTTCTTGACTCTCGGTAGGTTTCCCCCCCGATTCTCCCAGGGCTCTCAAAGTTCACGACGCCAAAGAAAAAGGTGGGTGGGTAGCAAAGGAGGGGGGCTTCTCACAGAGTTACTGAGGCGTGCTGTGAAACTCTGAAATGTCTGTGTCTTTGTAACCTCCTCATGGGAAGTTTGGGCTTGTGATACTCTCAAACACTACTCTCCTTTCTATAATTTAATGTGGTAAAATTTAGTTGATTCGCACTGTGGAGCCACAACTCTGTGAGTCTTGAATAATTTCTCTGAAAAATTTGGTTAGATTGATaagaaaaaagggaattagGGTTAACAACAGAAAAGATAACAAAGTCTCAGTTAATGTGATGCTTCCTCACAAATCGACTCATGTTCATAAGCTCCCACAGAGCGTAGATGATCATCACTGCAATGATGATAAAGTGGTATTTTGTTTTCGCTTTGAAAGGCAGAATGTCACAACTGCAATTATATTTAAAGGGAAGTTTATGAAGTCTGATTGGGGTGAGGAACAAGAATAATTCTCAGAAGACACATTTGTGCATAATCTGGGAGTCTTTGCACACATACAGCTCAGAGCCATTTGTGTCAGATTTGGCCCAAATGTCATTAGCTGGACTTGACATAGACTTGGGGAAGCTTTTTGTGGGACAGATGTGACCCAGATGTCAGTACACACCTCACATCTGGCCTATATAAAATGAACCTGGTCAAGCAACCCGACTCACCTCGGAGTCAGTGCAATGAGTCATGGTCAAATCTGACACGCAAGAGAACCAAAGCTTTGGGCTAAATTTGTGCCAAACAAGCATTGCTATCTGGATATTGTTCTATGAATATTATAAacagtaatgtatatatattaaTACTCAATCCtcatgtatatactgtatatatagtAACTAGTTATCCATATcttatttatttcataatttATTCCAACATCTTCGCACTCTCTATCATGTACCATTGTACCATGAATATAAATATGTCACATGTTGCTATTGTTAGTATTGCATGTTGTCTATCTTGTTACTTACACTGAGAGAgaagaaagttgattctgactCAGATTCAGATTACGGTGATAGAATAAAGGTGAATTTTGCTGCCAAACAGTAGAAATAGTAGGAATAAtcaatagaaagaaaaatgaggGAGATTTTCCTTTTGCTGTAGCTTTATTACCGGGTTCTTCGCATTACGGACAAATTAATAAATACAAGCCCTTGTGTAATTCTTAACCACCTCTCAGGATATTCAGTAGATAATAGTTAGCCAAGAGATTTTAAGGGCGGCACACTCCACTGACTCATGGCACTTGGGCAGAGTTGGTGCATGTGAAATTGCTGTCATATTTCCCAATGTCTACAACATTTAAATTAGATTCCCCCTGAGAGCAACATGTCTGAGCCACTGTGCATTCATTATTGCCCTTAAATGACAGGATGCAGGTATGTATAGTTATGCTTTGTTAGCAATGTTTGTTCTTGCCACCATCATCCActtttgaaaaaatgaaaacaaagaagacaAATTAAGCTCAAATTAATTTCTTTTAGCTGCTATGTTGTCAAATTGTATCCATGATTACATGTCAGATACAATAACCTAAGAACAAGTCTTAGCTTTCTTAGCGTCTCATTCTGTAGGCACCAATAATCGACCTGACCCAATTTCATTGAAACCTGCAACTCCTCGTATAATATCTTTCTGAAGCTGGCAattaaatgaatatttaaatgagTGTCGTCTTGGTCCCCAGGGTAATTTGGTTGATTTAAAACTTCATGTGCGCACGGGAGAAGAGGCCTGAGTTTAATTAGATGTGATGTATGTCTTCAAGATAAGACGTGAAGGCCCTCCTGACTTCTGAAGATGTTTACTTTCTTTAAGTTTGGATGCAGTCTTTCAGACGCCACCCTTGATCTCGGAGGGAATGCTGCTGTCACCAAGTTCTCACTGGCTGGATAAATAATCAGAGTATAAATAACTATACTATAGGAAGTGTTTGAGTAAAATCTGTGCATTTCTTTTTGAGGGAAACAGGCGGTGAGTCCATAGTATAGAGGACTCTGATTTTGTAAGTGTCAGTTGCTCTGAGCTAATTACTCAACCGCCTGGAAATTCAACACTCAGCAATAAATACTCATTTGAATGCTCATCCTTGCCTAATAGTTTTGACATATTTGAATCTGCTGATATTTCAGATAAACGTGATTTTCTGTCAGAAAAATCAGCTTTACTTTGTTTAAGCAGGTTTCTTTTTTACaatgtgtttttcctttaatggCTGAGCGATCATTATTGAGTGGAAGGCTGTCACTTTCCAGGGGAAATTTGAATTCCTTGCAGTGCGCGCCCATTCTGCATCTCCTGGTCAGTGATGGATAGAGGAttcctcccttccttccttccaCAGGTTAGATTCCTCTGCGGTTCTCTTCCATGTTTACTTAAAGACAAACTACTAATCAGCCCAGGGTGGGTTGGGAGGCTTAGGGCAGTCACCCTTAACACAAACACGCACTCGCGCACACACAAACCCTGACAGTGTTTCACTACTGATAgagtgtgtatgagtgtgtatTGTATGGACTCACCTTCCTTCCGCTCATTAACCAGAGCAAACATTGACACAAATACCTCCCATCCAATCAGTCTACTGCTGGGCAGGACCATGACAGCCGTGTCTGTGTTAACCAACCTCctgaaaccacacacacacacacacacactgatatgAGAGCCAAAAGGTGTGAAATATGCtgtaatattgttttttttttttacatatcaaCCACCCCTAACATTTAGTTTTTTACATTATAACATGACTTTTTAACTTATTTAAACTTTCACTAATGCAGCCTAAAAACTCACCCTGAAGGGTTGCTGGAAAATTATCTGCAGGCTTTCCTGTG comes from the Oreochromis aureus strain Israel breed Guangdong linkage group 18, ZZ_aureus, whole genome shotgun sequence genome and includes:
- the LOC116331636 gene encoding frizzled-8-like encodes the protein MDRSIPGWCVLLTLVLHGTRCLAAKELQCQEISVPLCKGIGYNYTYMPNQFKHDTQDEAGLEVHQFWPLVEIKCSPDLRFFLCSMYTPICLEDYKKPLPPCRSVCERAKAGCAPLMRQYGFPWPDRMRCDLLPEQGNQDTLCMDYNRSQTTTVSPVVAKPTNRPLKPYNTKKKSGYGRGIPGKHKPAASTCETGCFCRAPMVPVTSDSHPLHNRVKTGQILNCAIPCHNPYFTPEERTFTTFWIGLWSVLCFISTFATVATFLIDMERFKYPERPIIFLSACYMFVSVGYIVRLIAGHEEVACNRENGGEYIHYETTGPALCTIVFLLIYFFGMASSIWWVILSLTWFLAAGMKWGNEAIASYSQYFHLAAWLIPSMKSIAVLALSSVDGDSVAGICYVGNQNLDNLRGFVLAPLVIYLFIGTMFLLAGFVSLFRIRSVIKQGGTKTDKLERLMIRIGVFTVLYTVPATVIVACYFYEQHNRQTWEITHNCTCMTDPNRQRPDYAVFMLKYFMCLLVGITSGAWIWSGKTLDSWRTFCTRCCWGSKASAGSMYSDVSTGLTWRSGTASSVSCPKQMPLSRV